Proteins found in one Aphelocoma coerulescens isolate FSJ_1873_10779 chromosome 27, UR_Acoe_1.0, whole genome shotgun sequence genomic segment:
- the LOC138099105 gene encoding feather keratin Cos1-2-like, whose amino-acid sequence MSCNPCCQPCGPCPLANSCNECCVRQCQSSTVAIQPSAVVVTLPGPILSSFPQNTVVGSSTSAAVGSILSSGGVPINSGGFDISCITSGYGSRCCPPC is encoded by the coding sequence ATGTCCTGCAAcccttgctgccagccctgcggcccctgcccgctggccaacagctgcaatgagtgctgtgtcaggcagtgccagagctccaCCGTGGCCATCCAGCCCTCCGCAGTGGTGGTGACCCTGCCcgggcccatcctcagctccttcccacagaacaccgtggtgggatcctccacctccgctgccgttggcagcatcctcagctctggCGGAGTGCCCATCAACTCTGGCGGCTTTGACATCTCCTGCATCACCAGCGGCTATGGCAGCAGATGCTGTCCCCCCTGCTAA
- the LOC138099104 gene encoding feather keratin Cos2-2-like, which yields MSCPEKCQQCQPCNPCCQSCGPCPLASSCNECCVRQCQSSTVVIEPPAVLVTLPGPILSSFPQNTVVGSSTSAAVGSILSSEGVPISSGGFDISCITSRYGRPD from the exons ATGTCCTGCCCTGAGaagtgccagcagtgccagccctgcaacCCTTGCTGCCAGTCCTGCGGCCCCTGCCCGCTGGCCAGCAGCTGCAATGAGTGCTGtgtcaggcagtgccagagctccaCCGTCGTCATTGAGCCgcctgctgtgctggtgaccctgcccgggcccatcctcagctccttcccacagaacaccgtggtgggatcctccacctccgctgccgttggcagcatcctcagctctgaAGGAGTGCCCATCAGCTCCGGGGGCTTTGACATCTCCTGCATCACCAGCCGCTATG gcCGGCCGGATTGA